The Asticcacaulis sp. MM231 genomic interval TCCTGGTGGCTCCGCCCTCCGCCCGAGGGTTGTTTTTCTATGAGGCTAAGCTTCAAGGCTTTAACTTCAATAGGCAGAACGTGCCGCTTTGTACGTTTCTCGACCACCTTCTGGCCTTGCGCAACACGCTTGACGCGCCGACGCTTTACTTGCAGTCAACGCCGACCGCTGAGATTTTGCCCGCCTTTCAGGCCGAAAATCCCAATACTGTTTTGGGGGCTGAGGTTGGCCCCCGTGCATGGATCGGTAATGCGACACGTATTGCCACCCATTACGATGTGGCTGACAATGTCGCGGTCGTGGTGGCCGGTCGCCGCCGGTTCACACTCTTTCCGCCCGATCAGGTGAGCAATCTTTATGTCGGACCGCTCGATTTTACCTTGGCAGGTCAGCCGGTCAGCCTTGCCGATCCGGATGCGCCGGATTTCGAACGATTCCCGAGGTTTCGGCAGGCACTCGACGTGGCACGGACCGCTGAGTTGGACGCAGGCGACGCCATCTACATTCCGAGCCCCTGGTGGCATTCTGTGGCGGCGATGTCTCAGCTCAACATGCTGGTAAACTACTGGTGGCGTGATTATCCGACGGCTTGCGGCACTCCTTTTAACTGGCTGGTGCATGGATTGCTCAGCGTCCGCCACTTGCCGAAGGCGGAACGTGACGCCTGGCGCGCCATGGTCGACCACTATGTTTTCGAAGATCATGGCGATCCGGCAGCGCATATTCCAGTGTCGGCTAGGTCGGTGCTAGGCACCATGAGCAGCGATCTGGCGCGTCATTTAAAGCGTTGGCTGGCGAAGGAATTCAGCAAATGACGTGGGGGCTGATGGGACTATGAAAAAGGTAATTATCGCGGGCGGCGGCACAGCCGGATGGATGGCGGCGGCAAGCCTGGCGCATCAGCTCGCTCACCTCGATCTAGACATTACCTTGATCGAGTTGTCCGATATCGGCAAAGTGGGCGTAGGGGAGGCCACCGTGCCTGCGATACGAGACTATATCGGTTCGCTTGGACTGGATATTTTTGACGTGATGCGCGACACGCAGGCTACGGCCAAACTAGGCATTCGCTTTGACGACTGGTCGCACGACGGCGACAGTTTTTTCCATCCCTTTGGGCTCTATGGTGTGCCGGCCGGTCAAACAGCTTTCCACCACCTGTGTCACCGGTTACGTGAAGCCGGTGAAGATACACCTTTGGCGGCCTATAATCTGTGCACGCAACTGGCGCTCGCGGAACGCTTTACCCTACCTAATCTAACACCAAAAGCCGCGTTTGAGGCCTATGATTGGGCCATCCATTTTGACGCAGGCCTGTTCGCGCAATGCCTGCGCACCTTTGCCACAAGGCTGGGTGTAAAGCGTATCGATGCCAGAATCCATGATGTCGCGATAGCGGACAACGGCCACATCAAAAGTCTCAGGCTTGACGATGGTCGGGACATCGAGGGAGAGCTCTTTATCGATTGCTCCGGGTTCAGGGCCCTTCTGATACGGGGCGCTCTCAAAAGCGGTTATCAGAATTGGCAGAAATGGCTGCCTTGTAACCGCGCTGTGGCCCTGCCATGCGAGAGGACCGGCCCGCTCACGCCCTACACGCGTTCGACGGCCTTGTCCGCCGGGTGGGCCTGGCGCATTCCGTTGCAGCATCGTGTCGGGAATGGCTATGTGTATTCCAGTGACCACCTCACGCAGGATGAGGCCGAGACAGGGTTGCGATCCCGTCTGGAAGGACCGGCTCTGGCAAGCGCCAACCATCTGCGCTTTGTCACCGGGCATGCCACCGAAGTCTGGAAAGCCAACTGCGTTGCCATCGGTTTGGCCGCCGGCTTTCTTGAACCTTTGGAATCCACGAGCATCGTGCTGATTCAGACAGGCATTGAAAAGCTCATCAAGCTGTTTCCTGGCAGGGGTTTG includes:
- a CDS encoding cupin-like domain-containing protein, whose product is MSLAFMTSIPSISANDLSQAAFDKIVGERQPVVLRAFAGAWPSVKAAISGDEALCQYLARMSDKRAYEVLVAPPSARGLFFYEAKLQGFNFNRQNVPLCTFLDHLLALRNTLDAPTLYLQSTPTAEILPAFQAENPNTVLGAEVGPRAWIGNATRIATHYDVADNVAVVVAGRRRFTLFPPDQVSNLYVGPLDFTLAGQPVSLADPDAPDFERFPRFRQALDVARTAELDAGDAIYIPSPWWHSVAAMSQLNMLVNYWWRDYPTACGTPFNWLVHGLLSVRHLPKAERDAWRAMVDHYVFEDHGDPAAHIPVSARSVLGTMSSDLARHLKRWLAKEFSK
- a CDS encoding tryptophan halogenase family protein, with amino-acid sequence MKKVIIAGGGTAGWMAAASLAHQLAHLDLDITLIELSDIGKVGVGEATVPAIRDYIGSLGLDIFDVMRDTQATAKLGIRFDDWSHDGDSFFHPFGLYGVPAGQTAFHHLCHRLREAGEDTPLAAYNLCTQLALAERFTLPNLTPKAAFEAYDWAIHFDAGLFAQCLRTFATRLGVKRIDARIHDVAIADNGHIKSLRLDDGRDIEGELFIDCSGFRALLIRGALKSGYQNWQKWLPCNRAVALPCERTGPLTPYTRSTALSAGWAWRIPLQHRVGNGYVYSSDHLTQDEAETGLRSRLEGPALASANHLRFVTGHATEVWKANCVAIGLAAGFLEPLESTSIVLIQTGIEKLIKLFPGRGLVAASLREYNRTTTLEYERVRDFIILHYWASGRKEPMWKACQAMALPDHLQQKIDVFRASGHLVRYEWESFHDPSWLSMYAGFGINASSRDLTADRFDVPQLRDICTRMTRDIQSRVASAETHAQFLARSLRVEA